In a single window of the Rhodamnia argentea isolate NSW1041297 chromosome 2, ASM2092103v1, whole genome shotgun sequence genome:
- the LOC115734226 gene encoding plasmodesmata-located protein 7 — translation MHHIHAHDEDLGRPVTLSLSRCAAMSRTTKLVSLLIITILILFIDPSHSYTDSFLYGGCSQLKYAPGSPYEWNVNSLLTSLVNSATYSAYNKFTVVASSPQDVVYGLFQCRGDLSMPECAACVAHAVSRLGSVCSHTCGGVVQLQGCYAKYDNDTFLGVEDKTEVLKRCGPSDGYDADLMGRRDVVLASLASAGGPYRVGGSGKVVGITQCVGDLSAGQCQDCVAEAIRRLKGECGTGVYGDIFLAKCYARYSTNGAQLFSKANDGGKSRDRGTKTFAIIVGLLGGVALLIIFLTFMRKVFQGGGK, via the exons ATGCATCACATTCATGCACATGATGAAGATTTAGGAAGGCCAGTGACCCTTTCCCTCTCTAGATGCGCAGCCATGTCTAGAACAACAAAGCTCGTCTCCCTCTTGATCATCACCATCCTGATCCTCTTCATCGATCCTTCACATTCCTACACCGATTCATTCCTCTATGGAGGCTGCTCTCAGCTGAAATACGCCCCCGGCTCGCCCTACGAGTGGAACGTCAACTCTCTCCTCACCTCGCTCGTCAACTCAGCCACCTACTCGGCCTACAACAAGTTCACGGTCGTGGCCTCGAGCCCGCAGGACGTCGTCTACGGGCTCTTCCAGTGCCGGGGCGACCTCTCCATGCCTGAGTGCGCCGCATGCGTGGCCCACGCAGTGAGCCGGCTCGGGTCCGTCTGCTCCCACACGTGCGGAGGCGTGGTGCAGCTCCAGGGGTGCTATGCCAAGTACGACAACGACACCTTCCTCGGGGTGGAGGACAAGACCGAGGTGCTGAAGAGGTGCGGGCCCTCCGACGGGTACGACGCGGACTTGATGGGCCGGAGGGACGTGGTCCTGGCGAGCCTCGCGAGCGCCGGCGGCCCTTACCGTGTGGGCGGGTCGGGGAAAGTCGTGGGCATTACCCAGTGCGTTGGGGATCTGAGCGCGGGGCAGTGCCAGGATTGCGTCGCGGAGGCGATCCGGCGGCTGAAAGGCGAGTGCGGCACGGGGGTGTACGGTGACATATTCCTGGCCAAGTGCTATGCTAGGTACTCAACCAACGGGGCACAGTTGTTCTCCAAGGCGAATGATGGAG GGAAATCGAGGGACAGAGGTACGAAGACGTTCGCGATCATCGTGGGTCTGCTGGGTGGAGTTGCTCTGCTCATCATCTTCCTGACTTTCATGAGGAAGGTGTTTCAGGGAGGAG GTAAATAA